Proteins found in one Pseudomonas sp. P8_241 genomic segment:
- the tssB gene encoding type VI secretion system contractile sheath small subunit yields MAKEGSVAPKERINVTFKPATGAAREEIELPLKLLAIGDYTHRKDERKVEDRKPISIDKMTFDDVLAKQELNLTLSVPNRLQEDSDTQELAVKLHVNSMRDFNPASLVEQVPELKKLMELRDALVALKGPLGNAPAFRKAIEGVLADDESRARVLGELGLSTAAQDA; encoded by the coding sequence ATGGCCAAAGAAGGCTCGGTAGCCCCCAAGGAACGCATCAACGTCACTTTCAAACCTGCCACCGGTGCTGCCAGGGAGGAGATCGAACTGCCGTTGAAACTGCTGGCAATCGGTGACTACACCCACCGCAAGGATGAGCGCAAGGTCGAAGATCGCAAGCCGATCAGCATCGACAAGATGACGTTCGACGACGTGCTGGCCAAACAAGAGTTGAACCTGACACTTAGCGTACCGAACCGACTGCAGGAAGACAGCGACACGCAAGAGCTGGCGGTGAAGCTGCATGTGAACTCAATGAGGGACTTCAATCCGGCCAGCCTGGTCGAGCAAGTGCCTGAGCTCAAAAAACTGATGGAACTGCGCGATGCGCTGGTAGCCCTCAAGGGGCCGCTGGGTAACGCACCGGCATTTCGCAAAGCCATCGAAGGCGTACTCGCCGACGACGAATCCCGCGCTCGCGTTCTGGGTGAGCTGGGCTTGAGCACCGCCGCTCAGGATGCCTGA
- the tssG gene encoding type VI secretion system baseplate subunit TssG produces MGATYGLAAPALSGLTRVIREYSLFQAVLLVLDRLRVAHPYMSEEELYDQLEFQANPSLGFPGSDVDRVEFFEEHGQMRARLRFNLIGLVGSGSPLPAFYGEQALGDSEEGNSTRNFLDLFHHRLHRLMLPIWRKYRYRARFLSGALDPFSSQLFALIGLGGEEIRKAGELNWKRLLPYLGLLSLRAHSAALIEAVLRYYFKHENLFIEQCIERRVEMLDEQRNRLGRANSLLGEDLVLGEHVRDRSGKFRIHITQLDWQRFHEFLPIGFGYQPLRALVRFTLRDPLDYDIRLVLRQDEIPEQRIGEQNACRLGWTSWLGRERADGVVTLGSKIH; encoded by the coding sequence ATGGGCGCCACGTATGGGCTTGCAGCCCCTGCTTTAAGCGGGTTGACCCGGGTAATACGCGAGTATTCGCTGTTTCAGGCCGTACTGCTGGTACTCGACCGGCTGCGTGTGGCTCACCCGTACATGAGCGAAGAGGAGCTGTACGACCAGCTGGAGTTCCAGGCCAACCCGAGTCTGGGTTTCCCTGGCAGCGACGTCGATCGCGTGGAGTTTTTCGAAGAACACGGGCAGATGCGCGCGCGACTGCGATTCAACCTGATCGGCCTGGTGGGGTCCGGTTCGCCGCTACCGGCGTTCTATGGCGAACAGGCTCTGGGCGACAGCGAAGAAGGCAATTCGACGCGCAACTTCCTCGATCTGTTTCACCATCGCCTGCACCGGCTGATGTTGCCGATCTGGCGCAAGTATCGCTACCGCGCGCGATTCCTGAGCGGCGCGCTCGACCCGTTTTCCTCACAGCTGTTTGCCTTGATCGGTCTAGGCGGCGAAGAGATCCGCAAGGCCGGGGAACTGAACTGGAAGCGCCTGCTGCCGTACCTCGGGTTGCTCAGCTTGCGGGCGCACTCTGCGGCGCTGATTGAGGCGGTACTGCGTTACTACTTCAAGCACGAAAACCTGTTTATCGAGCAGTGCATCGAGCGTCGCGTGGAAATGCTCGACGAACAGCGCAATCGTCTGGGTCGTGCCAACAGTCTGCTGGGCGAAGACCTGGTACTGGGCGAACACGTACGCGACCGCAGCGGCAAATTCCGCATCCACATCACCCAACTCGATTGGCAACGCTTTCACGAATTTCTGCCGATCGGTTTCGGTTACCAGCCGTTGCGCGCGCTGGTTCGGTTCACTCTGCGTGACCCGCTCGATTACGACATTCGCCTGGTACTGCGACAGGACGAAATTCCCGAGCAGCGCATCGGCGAGCAGAACGCCTGTCGTCTGGGATGGACCAGTTGGCTGGGCCGCGAAAGAGCGGACGGCGTGGTGACGCTGGGCAGCAAAATTCATTAA
- the tssF gene encoding type VI secretion system baseplate subunit TssF produces MSFNHYYQSELTALRQLGRRFAERNPALAPFLGQAGRDPDVERLLEGFAFLTGRLRQKLDDELPEVSHSLMQLLWPNYMRPLPAFSILQFDPLKRSGPALMVGRDTPVQSQQIDEVHCGFRTCYPTEVQALDLTGLTYSVKGSGSLLNLRLEMSADGHLGELELNRLRLHLAGERYISQMLYLSLLRNLEGIELIPLDSAGMAIKGVDGKPMAFKMPCNRVQPVGFAEDEALIPYPLNTFRGYRYLQEYFAFQDKFMFVDVLGLDLLKALPQDTLKQMRGLELRFDIRKSGNLRMPPTLDNVKLHCTPIVNLFKHDALPIRLDGKQDEYLLLPTEHNLESCGVFSVETVTGWKPGGTGYQEYVPFESFEHDPSFDVPNSRPHYSVHQRSSLLHDGLDTYLSFGIRHTEAHETLSIELMCTNQNLPRRLKLGDINMACEGTPEFLGFRNITPVTASFAPPLNGDFLWKLISNMSLNYLSLADVNALKVILETYDLPRYYDQQAEKVSKRLLDGLKSIEHQHVDRLHRGLPVRGLRTELTIDPQGYIGEGDLFVFASVLNEFFALYASLNSFHELRVKSTQGEVYQWAPRMGLQPLL; encoded by the coding sequence GTGTCCTTTAACCATTACTACCAAAGCGAACTCACGGCACTTCGCCAGTTAGGCCGCCGATTTGCCGAGCGCAACCCTGCGTTGGCGCCTTTCCTCGGGCAGGCCGGACGTGATCCGGATGTTGAGCGGTTGCTGGAAGGCTTTGCGTTTCTGACCGGTCGTCTACGGCAGAAGCTCGACGATGAATTGCCTGAGGTCAGCCACTCGCTGATGCAATTGCTGTGGCCGAACTACATGCGGCCGCTGCCTGCGTTCAGCATTTTGCAGTTCGACCCGCTGAAGCGCTCCGGACCTGCATTGATGGTTGGGCGCGATACGCCGGTCCAGAGTCAGCAGATCGACGAGGTACATTGTGGTTTCCGCACCTGTTACCCGACCGAAGTTCAGGCACTGGATCTGACCGGACTGACGTATTCGGTGAAGGGCAGTGGTTCGTTGCTGAACCTGCGCCTGGAGATGAGCGCCGACGGCCACCTTGGCGAGCTGGAATTGAACCGCTTGCGTCTGCACTTGGCTGGCGAGCGTTACATCAGTCAAATGCTGTACCTGAGTTTGTTGCGTAATCTGGAAGGTATTGAACTGATTCCGCTCGATAGCGCCGGCATGGCAATCAAAGGTGTCGACGGCAAGCCAATGGCGTTCAAGATGCCATGCAACCGCGTACAACCGGTGGGGTTTGCCGAAGACGAGGCGTTGATCCCTTATCCGCTGAACACCTTCCGCGGTTACCGCTATCTGCAGGAATACTTCGCCTTCCAGGACAAGTTCATGTTCGTCGATGTCCTCGGTCTGGATCTGCTCAAGGCGCTGCCGCAAGACACGCTGAAACAGATGCGGGGACTGGAGTTGCGTTTCGACATTCGCAAGAGCGGCAACCTGCGCATGCCTCCGACCCTGGACAACGTGAAGCTGCATTGCACCCCCATCGTTAATTTGTTCAAGCACGATGCGTTACCGATTCGTCTCGATGGAAAGCAGGACGAATACCTGCTACTGCCCACAGAACATAACCTGGAAAGCTGCGGTGTGTTTTCCGTGGAAACGGTGACCGGCTGGAAGCCCGGCGGCACCGGTTATCAGGAATACGTGCCGTTCGAATCCTTCGAACACGATCCGAGTTTCGACGTGCCCAACAGCCGTCCGCATTACAGCGTCCACCAGCGTTCGTCATTGCTCCACGACGGCCTCGATACCTATCTGAGCTTTGGCATCCGCCACACCGAAGCTCACGAAACCTTGTCAATCGAGCTGATGTGCACCAACCAGAATCTGCCGCGCAGACTCAAGCTCGGTGATATCAACATGGCCTGCGAAGGCACGCCGGAGTTCCTCGGTTTCCGCAACATCACCCCGGTCACCGCAAGTTTCGCGCCGCCGCTGAACGGTGACTTCCTGTGGAAACTGATCAGCAATATGTCGCTTAACTATCTGTCCCTGGCCGACGTCAACGCGCTGAAGGTCATTCTCGAAACCTACGATCTGCCGCGTTACTACGATCAGCAGGCAGAGAAGGTCAGCAAGCGTCTGCTCGACGGGCTCAAGTCGATTGAGCATCAGCATGTCGACCGATTGCATCGCGGTTTGCCGGTGCGAGGACTGCGCACCGAGCTGACCATCGACCCGCAAGGCTATATCGGCGAAGGGGACCTGTTCGTGTTCGCTTCGGTTCTCAACGAGTTTTTCGCGCTTTACGCCAGTCTCAATTCGTTCCACGAGCTACGGGTAAAAAGCACACAGGGAGAGGTGTACCAATGGGCGCCACGTATGGGCTTGCAGCCCCTGCTTTAA
- the tssC gene encoding type VI secretion system contractile sheath large subunit, giving the protein MSTSAAQQNNNEQGEFSILDSIIAETRLTPGDEAYDIAKRGVSAFIEELLKPQNDGEPVKKAMVDRMIAEIDAKLSRQMDEILHHSDFQSLESSWRGLQLLVERTNFRENIKIEILNVSKEDLLDDFEDSPEVMQAGLYKHIYTAEYGQFGGQPVGAIIADYFMTPSSPDVKLMQYVSSVACMSHAPFIAAAGPQFFGLENFTGLPALKDLKDHFDGPQFAKWQSFRESQDARYVGLTVPRFLLRNPYDPEENPVKSFVYKETVANSHEHYLWGNTAYAFGTKLTDSFAKFRWCPNIIGPQSGGAVEDLPLHHFESMGEIETKIPTEVLVSDRREYEMAEEGFISLTMRKGSDNAAFFSASSVQKPKFFGNSAEGKTAELNYKLGTQLPYMMIVNRLAHYLKVLQREQIGSWKERTDLEQELNKWIRQYVADQENPSAEVRGRRPLRAAQIIVSDVEGEPGWYRVSLNVRPHFKYMGADFTLSLVGKLDKE; this is encoded by the coding sequence ATGAGCACTAGCGCAGCACAGCAGAACAACAACGAGCAGGGCGAATTCAGCATTCTCGACAGCATCATTGCCGAAACCCGCCTGACGCCGGGCGACGAAGCCTACGACATCGCCAAGCGCGGCGTGTCAGCGTTCATCGAGGAGCTGCTCAAACCGCAGAACGATGGTGAACCGGTCAAGAAAGCCATGGTTGACCGCATGATCGCCGAGATTGATGCCAAACTCAGCCGTCAAATGGACGAAATCCTCCACCACTCGGACTTCCAGTCTCTGGAATCCTCGTGGCGTGGCCTGCAATTGCTGGTCGAGCGCACCAACTTCCGCGAAAACATCAAGATCGAGATTCTCAACGTTTCCAAAGAAGACCTGCTGGACGATTTCGAAGATTCACCGGAAGTGATGCAGGCTGGCCTGTACAAGCACATTTATACCGCTGAATACGGTCAGTTTGGTGGTCAGCCGGTGGGCGCGATCATTGCGGACTACTTCATGACTCCAAGCTCGCCGGACGTAAAGCTGATGCAGTACGTGTCCAGTGTGGCCTGCATGTCCCACGCGCCGTTCATCGCCGCAGCCGGCCCGCAGTTTTTCGGCCTGGAAAACTTCACTGGTTTGCCGGCCCTGAAGGATCTCAAAGATCATTTCGACGGCCCGCAATTCGCCAAATGGCAGAGTTTCCGCGAATCGCAAGACGCCCGATACGTAGGTCTTACCGTCCCGCGTTTTCTGCTGCGCAACCCCTACGACCCGGAAGAAAACCCGGTGAAGTCGTTCGTGTACAAGGAAACCGTAGCCAATAGCCACGAACACTACCTGTGGGGTAACACCGCCTACGCGTTCGGCACCAAATTGACCGATAGCTTCGCCAAATTCCGCTGGTGCCCGAACATCATTGGCCCGCAAAGCGGTGGCGCGGTGGAAGACCTGCCGTTGCACCATTTCGAAAGCATGGGCGAAATCGAAACCAAGATTCCTACCGAAGTGTTGGTTTCCGATCGTCGTGAATATGAGATGGCGGAAGAGGGCTTTATTTCTCTGACCATGCGCAAAGGCTCCGACAACGCGGCGTTCTTCTCCGCAAGCTCGGTGCAAAAGCCAAAGTTCTTCGGCAACAGTGCAGAGGGCAAGACGGCCGAACTGAACTACAAGCTCGGCACCCAACTGCCGTACATGATGATCGTCAACCGCCTGGCTCACTACTTGAAAGTACTGCAGCGCGAGCAGATCGGGTCGTGGAAAGAACGTACTGATCTTGAGCAGGAGCTGAACAAATGGATCCGTCAGTACGTGGCCGACCAGGAAAACCCCAGCGCCGAAGTCCGTGGCCGCCGTCCACTGCGTGCTGCCCAGATCATCGTCAGTGATGTCGAAGGCGAGCCAGGCTGGTACCGCGTGAGCCTGAACGTGCGGCCCCACTTCAAATACATGGGCGCAGACTTCACCTTGTCACTGGTCGGCAAGCTGGATAAAGAGTAA
- the tssH gene encoding type VI secretion system ATPase TssH translates to MINVDLQQLIHALDAETRRDLERSAERCVARGGSKILIEDLLLGLLERPQGLLVRALQDAGMDAGVLSAALHSRMEHSGSRNPVFAPELLQWLQDALLVANLELGQSQVEQAALILALLRNPMRYAGSRYQPLLARLNIERLKEFALSQKEPAATGKPTAPGESLLERFTHNMTQQARDGKLDPVLCRDGALRQMIDILARRRKSNPIVVGEAGVGKTAVVEGLALRIAAGEVPPVLKGVELLSLDVGLLQAGASVKGEFERRLKGVIDEVKASPHPIILFIDEAHTLIGAGGNAGGSDAANLLKPALARGELRTIAATTWAEYKKYFEKDPALARRFQPVQLHEPTVSEAVTILRGLAQVYEKSHGIYLRDDAVVAAAELSARYLTGRQLPDKAVDVLDTACARVRISLAAAPESLERLRSELAESGRQRQALCRDGDAGLLIDYPALKALEHRLDEAESEMIALESLWTEQKALAEQLLDLRQRLAMAREASAVEPTIEQGAVIESLHADELQSVESLEASLNAAHRALTEAQVKERLVSFEVCPRLVAEVISAWTGVPLAQLAREHNTKVATFATELRMRIRGQEQAVRALDRTMRATAAGLNNPQAPVGVFLLVGPSGVGKTETALALADLLYGGDRFITTINMSEFQEKHTVSRLIGAPPGYVGYGEGGMLTEAVRQKPYSVVLLDEVEKADPDVLNLFYQIFDKGVANDGEGREIDFRNTLILMTSNLGSDRIIDLCDNGARPAAEVLEETIRPILSKHFKPALLARMRVVPYYPVGGPVLRELIEIKLGRLGERLNRLQLAFTYCQSLVDHLAERCTQSDSGARLIDHLLDLHVLPLVADRLLDAMACGESLKRVHATLDGGASVICEFA, encoded by the coding sequence ATGATCAACGTAGACCTGCAACAACTTATCCACGCCCTGGATGCCGAAACCCGTCGCGATCTGGAGCGTTCGGCTGAGCGTTGCGTCGCCCGCGGCGGCAGCAAAATCCTGATCGAAGACTTGCTGCTGGGTTTGCTGGAGCGCCCGCAAGGCTTGCTCGTCCGTGCATTGCAAGATGCCGGGATGGACGCCGGTGTATTGAGCGCTGCATTGCACTCCCGGATGGAACACAGCGGCTCGCGCAATCCGGTGTTCGCCCCGGAACTGCTGCAATGGCTGCAAGATGCGTTGCTGGTGGCCAACCTCGAACTGGGGCAGAGCCAGGTTGAACAGGCTGCGCTGATCCTCGCGCTGCTGCGCAACCCGATGCGTTATGCCGGCAGTCGCTACCAGCCGTTGCTGGCGAGGCTGAACATCGAGCGTCTCAAAGAGTTCGCCTTGTCACAGAAAGAACCAGCGGCCACTGGCAAACCCACCGCACCGGGTGAATCGCTGTTGGAGCGTTTTACCCACAACATGACTCAACAGGCTCGCGACGGCAAACTCGACCCGGTGCTGTGCCGTGATGGCGCGCTCCGGCAGATGATCGATATCCTCGCTCGTCGGCGCAAGAGCAACCCTATTGTTGTCGGCGAAGCCGGTGTCGGTAAAACCGCGGTCGTCGAAGGCTTGGCCTTGCGCATCGCCGCCGGTGAAGTGCCCCCTGTGCTCAAAGGCGTCGAGTTGCTCTCGCTGGACGTTGGCCTGTTGCAAGCGGGCGCCAGCGTCAAAGGCGAGTTCGAACGCCGCCTCAAGGGCGTCATCGACGAAGTCAAAGCCTCGCCGCATCCGATCATCCTGTTCATTGACGAAGCTCACACGCTGATCGGCGCGGGTGGCAATGCCGGTGGCTCCGACGCGGCCAACTTGCTGAAACCGGCCCTGGCCCGTGGCGAGTTGCGCACCATCGCCGCCACCACGTGGGCGGAGTACAAGAAGTACTTCGAAAAGGATCCCGCACTGGCTCGTCGTTTCCAACCGGTGCAATTGCACGAGCCGACGGTCAGTGAAGCCGTCACTATTCTGCGTGGCTTGGCTCAGGTTTACGAAAAGAGCCACGGCATCTACCTGCGCGATGACGCAGTGGTTGCTGCCGCTGAACTGTCCGCCCGTTACCTGACGGGTCGCCAGCTGCCGGACAAGGCGGTCGACGTGCTCGACACAGCCTGCGCCCGTGTGCGCATCAGCCTCGCGGCTGCCCCGGAAAGCCTTGAGCGCCTGCGTAGTGAACTGGCTGAAAGTGGCCGTCAGCGCCAGGCTCTGTGCCGTGATGGAGACGCCGGTTTGCTGATCGATTACCCAGCGCTGAAGGCGTTGGAGCATCGCCTCGACGAAGCCGAAAGCGAAATGATCGCGCTGGAATCGCTGTGGACTGAACAGAAAGCACTGGCCGAGCAGCTGCTGGATCTGCGTCAGCGACTGGCCATGGCCCGTGAAGCCAGCGCCGTCGAGCCGACGATTGAGCAAGGCGCGGTGATCGAATCCCTTCATGCCGATGAATTACAAAGCGTTGAGTCTCTGGAAGCATCGCTGAACGCCGCCCACCGCGCCTTGACCGAGGCTCAAGTAAAAGAGCGTCTGGTGAGTTTCGAAGTCTGCCCGCGCCTGGTGGCCGAAGTCATCAGTGCCTGGACCGGCGTGCCATTGGCGCAACTGGCCCGCGAACACAACACCAAGGTCGCCACTTTCGCCACCGAACTGCGCATGCGCATTCGTGGTCAGGAGCAAGCCGTTCGCGCCCTGGATCGCACTATGCGTGCCACTGCGGCAGGTCTGAACAATCCGCAAGCCCCCGTTGGCGTATTCCTGTTGGTCGGCCCGAGCGGTGTCGGCAAGACCGAAACCGCACTGGCTCTGGCTGACTTGCTGTATGGCGGCGATCGTTTTATTACGACCATCAACATGTCCGAGTTTCAGGAGAAACACACTGTGTCGCGCCTGATCGGTGCGCCACCGGGCTATGTCGGTTACGGCGAGGGAGGCATGCTCACTGAAGCGGTGCGCCAGAAACCGTATTCCGTCGTCTTGCTTGACGAAGTCGAGAAAGCCGACCCGGACGTGCTGAACCTGTTTTACCAGATCTTCGACAAAGGCGTGGCCAACGACGGTGAAGGACGCGAAATCGATTTTCGCAATACGTTGATCCTGATGACCTCGAACCTGGGCAGCGACCGCATCATCGACCTCTGCGATAACGGCGCGCGGCCCGCCGCCGAAGTGCTGGAAGAAACCATTCGCCCGATACTCAGCAAACACTTCAAGCCGGCGCTGCTGGCGCGCATGCGAGTGGTGCCTTACTACCCGGTGGGAGGTCCGGTGCTGCGTGAACTGATTGAAATCAAACTCGGCCGGCTGGGCGAGCGTCTGAACCGTCTTCAGCTGGCTTTCACCTATTGCCAAAGCCTCGTCGATCATTTGGCCGAACGCTGCACGCAGAGTGACAGCGGCGCACGCCTGATCGACCACTTGCTCGATCTGCATGTGTTACCGCTGGTGGCCGACCGCTTGCTCGATGCGATGGCCTGCGGTGAAAGCCTCAAGCGTGTGCATGCCACGCTCGACGGTGGCGCCAGCGTGATTTGCGAGTTCGCCTGA
- the tssA gene encoding type VI secretion system protein TssA, with protein MSYSSKLSAHYLELAKSAIGEQSFAGEDVRFSSEFETLESELAKARSMHESGQVDWLKVQEVGEALLRTQSKDLRVASWVTWALYQRESFSGLVAGCGLMHHLCKHSWSQIHPVKWRTRAAAVGWLVPRLEQVLTDSVAIKEQLPVFRQLVEHLEGLDAACAEHLGGDAPLLLPITRRLRSRVLRAANNQPEPGVVGATVAQVKQAATQLFTPGATIDNEKDAHKALRDQQEAARPLCAWWLKQKATDLRAYRLNRTLLWLPIDVVPERNSEQITALRGLPTDRLKAYQAQYDQSKYADLLVELEASVAKAPFWFDGQRMVWECLQGLSAEMAMREVEIHFALLIQRLPGIVELRFHDGSPFADPATQAWIAANVMPHLQSASTPRKVEAIDAQSAWELALEEALPILRTEGLKAAVQSLKPGLQGAQGGRVRFFWQFALARLCFMAKKYELAKTQLETLDQTLQGSGLNAWEPDLVLDVLHLLHSCCELLPQNHAVRECKEEIYRRLCHLDLEVVLQ; from the coding sequence ATGTCCTATTCAAGCAAGCTATCGGCTCACTATCTTGAACTCGCGAAGTCAGCTATTGGTGAGCAGTCCTTTGCAGGTGAAGACGTTCGTTTTTCGAGCGAGTTCGAGACGTTGGAAAGCGAGTTGGCCAAAGCCCGATCGATGCATGAAAGCGGGCAGGTTGACTGGCTGAAAGTGCAGGAAGTCGGTGAGGCGTTGCTACGTACTCAGTCCAAGGACTTGCGGGTTGCGAGCTGGGTAACGTGGGCGCTGTACCAGCGTGAGTCCTTTTCCGGCCTGGTGGCCGGCTGTGGGCTCATGCATCACTTGTGTAAGCACTCGTGGTCGCAGATCCACCCGGTCAAGTGGCGAACCCGCGCTGCGGCTGTCGGCTGGCTGGTGCCGCGGCTTGAGCAGGTACTCACTGACAGTGTCGCAATCAAAGAGCAGTTGCCGGTGTTCCGCCAACTGGTTGAACACCTTGAAGGTCTCGATGCCGCCTGCGCAGAGCATCTGGGTGGCGATGCGCCGCTGCTGTTGCCGATCACTCGCCGCTTGAGAAGCAGGGTTCTGCGTGCTGCAAACAACCAGCCAGAGCCTGGTGTGGTGGGCGCAACAGTGGCTCAGGTCAAGCAAGCAGCTACACAGTTGTTTACCCCTGGCGCTACGATCGACAACGAAAAAGACGCCCATAAGGCCCTGCGCGATCAGCAGGAGGCGGCACGGCCTTTATGCGCGTGGTGGCTCAAGCAGAAAGCCACCGACCTGCGGGCCTATCGCCTCAATCGAACGCTTCTGTGGTTACCCATTGACGTCGTCCCTGAACGTAATTCCGAGCAAATCACTGCATTGCGCGGTTTGCCGACGGACAGGCTGAAGGCCTATCAGGCCCAATATGACCAGTCCAAGTACGCCGACCTGCTGGTGGAGCTGGAGGCGAGTGTCGCAAAGGCCCCGTTTTGGTTTGATGGCCAACGGATGGTTTGGGAATGCCTTCAGGGCTTGAGCGCGGAAATGGCGATGCGAGAAGTGGAAATCCATTTCGCGCTGTTGATTCAGCGCCTGCCAGGCATTGTCGAATTGCGTTTTCATGATGGCTCCCCGTTTGCCGATCCAGCCACTCAGGCATGGATCGCCGCCAACGTCATGCCACACCTGCAATCCGCCAGTACGCCGCGCAAGGTCGAAGCCATCGACGCGCAGTCCGCCTGGGAGCTGGCCCTGGAAGAAGCCCTGCCGATTCTGCGCACGGAAGGCCTCAAGGCGGCCGTGCAGTCCCTCAAGCCGGGCTTGCAAGGCGCCCAGGGCGGGCGCGTTAGATTCTTCTGGCAGTTCGCTCTGGCGCGGCTGTGCTTCATGGCAAAAAAGTACGAATTGGCCAAGACCCAGCTCGAAACACTGGACCAGACACTACAGGGCTCGGGCCTTAACGCCTGGGAGCCCGACCTTGTACTGGACGTGCTGCATTTGCTGCATAGCTGCTGCGAGTTGTTGCCACAGAACCATGCCGTACGTGAATGCAAGGAAGAGATTTATCGCAGGCTGTGTCACCTCGATCTCGAAGTGGTACTGCAATAG
- the tssE gene encoding type VI secretion system baseplate subunit TssE — protein sequence MTGYGSLFERLGGDAGKRIDCSLEFCAMASVAAHLAKMLSTRAGSVQTLSDYGLPDLNDMRLSLHDALSQARLAIEKFIEAYEPRLSNVHVISLPPDHEQLRLSFSINALMEVEGFKRRVSFAARLDGNGQVKVST from the coding sequence ATGACTGGATACGGCAGCCTTTTCGAACGCCTGGGTGGCGATGCTGGAAAACGCATCGATTGCAGCCTCGAGTTTTGCGCCATGGCGTCGGTGGCTGCCCATCTGGCCAAGATGTTGAGTACACGTGCGGGCAGTGTGCAAACGCTGTCCGATTACGGGCTTCCCGATCTCAATGACATGCGTCTGAGCCTGCACGACGCCTTGAGTCAGGCCCGTTTGGCTATCGAGAAATTCATAGAAGCCTACGAGCCACGCCTGAGCAACGTGCATGTCATCTCCCTACCGCCTGACCACGAACAGCTCCGCTTGTCCTTCAGCATCAACGCGCTTATGGAAGTTGAGGGTTTCAAGCGACGGGTCAGCTTTGCCGCGCGCCTGGATGGCAACGGCCAAGTCAAAGTCAGCACATGA